The Thermotoga neapolitana DSM 4359 sequence TTGAAAAACCTTTCATAATCTTCCTTTGTGTTCAGCTGGTTTTTCAACTCATCGACTCTGAATTCACCCACCGCAAGGGCAGCAAGATAAAAATAGGACCTTCCGTAAGCCCTGTTGATGTGAACAGACCTCAGAAAGTTCTCCTTCGCCTTTCTATAAAGTTCCACTCTCTGGTTCAGAAGCTGAGTTCGATAGGATGCGATCTTCTGGATGGTGCTCTGTATGTTCTGTCTTTCCTTCTGTATGGTTTCGAGTCTGAGTTTTTCTATCTCCATGTCAGATGGTATCACTGGAAGGTTTTGTTTCATCACGAACTTTTTGAACTCATCCGGCCTCAGGTAACTGTAGCGGCCCGTGAGTGAATTCAGTTCCTCCAGAGCGTTCTTTGCCTGTTGCTCGTAGCTGTCCAATCTGGAGAGGTCTTCTTCGATTTTTCTGATGGCAAGGTATGCAGCGTTTCCCTGTTTGAAGTACACTTCTGATACGAAGTGGTTCCACTTCAGATACGAAGAAACCACACCGATCAGGATCACAATAGTTCCCAGTGTAACCGCCCATCTTCTCTCAAATCTCATGACCCTTCCACCGTAGAAATAACCACCAACTGCCATTGAGGCTGCAGCGACCACGAGAAATCCGTTCGGGAGAAGATGTGCTGGAAAACTGAAAGCACTGTGCATCATGAAGGTGATAAAAGAACTGGAGAGGGCGAGAAAGAGAAAAAGATCGTCCCTCGTTTCAACTCTCCTCAGTATCCTGAAGAACAGAACACCAAGTGAGAGCGCCAGAAAGACCAGAGAAGCAATTCCCACGATCCCCATCTCTCCTAGAACCTGAAGGTAGTCGTTGTGTGTTCTTTTGAAATTGTTCCAGCCGTACATCAGTTCTGGATGATCCTCTATCACGTCACCCATGTAGTTTATCGTGAGAAGCTGGTACGTTCCGATCCCACTGCCGAATATCCTGTGATCCTTCCACTGATACACGGAAGAAAGCCAGGAAAGAAGACGCTCGTGCCAGGAACTCACTTCCGCTACAGCCTGTATCCTCTCGGCAGGAGAAACCCTTCCGTAGCCGTTCAGAGGAGTCGGTACGTTGTAGAGAACAACAAGAGCGATCACGGCGATCACAACGAACACCGTAAGGGTTCGACTCATATCGGCAACTTCCCTGTCTGCTTTTTCCTGACTCTTTTTTCTTCTAAAAACCATATAGAAGGAAAGGAAGATACCAAAAGACACGATGTTCGCAACATAGAGAGAACGTGTCTGCCCGACAAGAATACCAGAGACCATGAGAAGCGCAGAAACAGAAGCGATCACCTTCACAGCGGATGCTTCTTTCTTTCTGAAATCGTTCGACGCTATGAGGTACAGGGCGAGCGGGAGGTTCAGAGAAAGAAAGTTCGAAACGAAGTTCACGTTTCCTATGGTTGCCTTCACACTCGCCCTTGAAAAGGGATCACCGATCTTTCCAAGGAAGATATCAACGCCACCGTAGAAATTCAAAAGAGCGTCGAAGGCAACAAAACCAGCCAGAGCCACGCTGACTGTGAGAAACCTTTTTATCCTCTCTTTTGTGACGAAGAAGTTCGAAATGAAAATGGAAGTGAAGAACATGAGAAGAACATAAATCGCTATATCGAAGGAATAACGGAAGTAGACAGGATTTTCACGATAGACGTTTATCGTGGAAAGAAGGGCTGAAACCGAGAAGGCAAAGAAAGCCACATGAGCCATATTGAACCTGATCTCCAGTTTCTCTCTTCTCAGGATCTTCAGAAGGCTCATGAAAAAGATGACACTCAAAAACACCGTGATGATGGCGTATTTTGGAACACTGAATTCGTACGTCAACTTTTTCGAAGAAAAAAGAGCCACAACGATGTACATTATGTAGAACAGCACTTCCATGCGCTTTCCCTCCCAATCAGTCGTAATCGAACAGTCTCAAACCCTTTATGATGAGGTAAGAGAAAACACCGGCAATGACAAGAGTCAAGACTCCTGTGAATGCGTTTCCCATCGCCCCAAAACTGAACCCGCACAACAGAGAGTGTATCAAACACATGACAAGCAGTGCTTTTCTGACTCCC is a genomic window containing:
- a CDS encoding O-antigen ligase family protein, whose translation is MEVLFYIMYIVVALFSSKKLTYEFSVPKYAIITVFLSVIFFMSLLKILRREKLEIRFNMAHVAFFAFSVSALLSTINVYRENPVYFRYSFDIAIYVLLMFFTSIFISNFFVTKERIKRFLTVSVALAGFVAFDALLNFYGGVDIFLGKIGDPFSRASVKATIGNVNFVSNFLSLNLPLALYLIASNDFRKKEASAVKVIASVSALLMVSGILVGQTRSLYVANIVSFGIFLSFYMVFRRKKSQEKADREVADMSRTLTVFVVIAVIALVVLYNVPTPLNGYGRVSPAERIQAVAEVSSWHERLLSWLSSVYQWKDHRIFGSGIGTYQLLTINYMGDVIEDHPELMYGWNNFKRTHNDYLQVLGEMGIVGIASLVFLALSLGVLFFRILRRVETRDDLFLFLALSSSFITFMMHSAFSFPAHLLPNGFLVVAAASMAVGGYFYGGRVMRFERRWAVTLGTIVILIGVVSSYLKWNHFVSEVYFKQGNAAYLAIRKIEEDLSRLDSYEQQAKNALEELNSLTGRYSYLRPDEFKKFVMKQNLPVIPSDMEIEKLRLETIQKERQNIQSTIQKIASYRTQLLNQRVELYRKAKENFLRSVHINRAYGRSYFYLAALAVGEFRVDELKNQLNTKEDYERFFNQNFDEYQKVIFSDSRKTDLSFLKDQDLSVIDSLGKDNLITAQAFLDSVSLYLSSLKSFNERNTYRGLATRYVGLHQVMKILLTKAQDDLMKKAFSELAVRYFDEFINYARITIHYLPGAWNRFSDWKHYDLRQAVAGQDIYRYFAMKASEAQPLTVEKNREFLFYLARKEIWAVENMNRVGVWGVPDGVLDFLHAMPFEYMSSKEHQEALFVFEDVLRLYEESYRRTKESLPEYEKAAERRFESVLNDLKEYLRSDFGEEYSSRFEEIFKDLFEDFKNQNWLSINAEEMRKFITEKNYTYKLNPWRELLLKRLNEFGDYLKQRNLESSRINEVISRIYNDLIGLKEVLVLERYLRFLAHYRLILNDAKNFLESIEKAYSATSDEQWKMILEDWSVNLLSDEKFETKEQILEWLERFKEYLKDLENTI